In one Lolium rigidum isolate FL_2022 chromosome 3, APGP_CSIRO_Lrig_0.1, whole genome shotgun sequence genomic region, the following are encoded:
- the LOC124694962 gene encoding translation initiation factor IF-2-like: MLACLEGLKTIHLHYCERAVLESDCLRVVQTLTSDERNISQFWSIILDAKGLLWAFDHISVRKVARESKLPKFTPRFQTLAMATGAAAKTPTKLSTLPATARTPAKHPAPSAPKTPSVSRARPAQASENSDPNILASPPPPPSKPAARAKTPSRSVSRARPSQASENSDPNALASPPPPPSRAPTTATATASVRRRRRTLAPVPPPPAPQRRFLVAKKGAHRRRHNNNNTGDAGAFDFDKCREAAREALRASQEEFFLKERQASATADDQPKKEEEEGAAQEEAHAAAVEEAEEGDAAGLEGSSKVRAIRSRVMAKALTSVPDSGSGRVRHLVDAFESLLSISGATADTERAGEEAWALPGLQPWKEGADAVFSSADFLDLGPTRLCSSLDGKSNRSSWDSQATTGGRRSRRNSSESLRSSWNRKLKVTSQHPFKLRTEQRGMAKKQQFIQKVQEMLVEDEKKRIHIAQGLPWTTDEPECLIKPPVKERTEPVDLVLHSDVRAVERAGFDQYVSERTKYAEQLRLEREQQEKLEEEEMIRQLRKELVPKAQPMPYFDRPFVPKRSTKGITIPKEPNFHLRPERLSCYYRQRCMVNGKLKTSAHQRHEHQPHLRSTEEHQHA, from the exons ATGTTGGCATGCCTGGAGGGCCTTAAAACCATTCATCTACATTACTGTGAAAGGGCAGTGTTAGAAAGTGATTGTCTACGTGTGGTGCAAACGCTGACAAGTGATGAGCGGAACATATCACAATTTTGGAGTATCATCCTGGATGCTAAGGGGCTGTTGTGGGCTTTTGACCATATTTCTGTTAGAAAGGTAGCTCGGGAGT CAAAACTCCCCAAATTCACACCACGATtccaaaccctagccatggcgACCGGGGCGGCGGCGAAGACTCCGACCAAGCTATCGACcctgccggcgacggcgaggacccCCGCCAAGCACCCGGCCCCGTCGGCGCCCAAGACCCCG TCCGTCTCCCGCGCGCGGCCCGCGCAGGCCTCCGAGAACTCCGACCCCAACATCCTCGCctcccctcccccgccgccgtccAAGCCCGCCGCCAGGGCCAAGACTCCGTCCAGGTCCGTCTCCCGCGCGCGCCCCTCGCAGGCCTCCGAGAACTCCGACCCCAACGCCCTTGCctcccctcccccgccgccgtccAGGGCCccgaccaccgccaccgccaccgcctccgtcCGGCGGAGGCGCCGCACGCTCGCccccgtcccgccgccgccggccccgcaGCGCCGGTTCCTCGTCGCGAAGAAGGGCGCGCATCGGCgtcgccacaacaacaacaacaccggcGACGCGGGCGCGTTCGACTTCGACAAGTGCCGCGAGGCCGCGCGCGAGGCGCTGCGCGCGTCGCAGGAGGAGTTCTTCCTCAAGGAGCGCCAGGCGTCCGCCACCGCCGATGACCAACCcaaaaaggaggaggaggagggagcggCCCAAGAGGAGGCACACGCTGCCGCCGTCGAGGAAGCAGAGGAAGGGGACGCGGCCGGACTGGAGGGGAGCAGCAAGGTGAGGGCGATCCGGAGCAGGGTGATGGCCAAGGCGCTGACCAGCGTGCCGGACTCCGGGTCCGGCCGCGTCAGGCACCTCGTGGACGCATTCGAGAGCCTACTCTCCATCTCCGGCGCCACCGCCGACACCGAGCGGGCCGGcgaggaggcgtgggcgctgccgGGGCTGCAGCCGTGGAAGGAGGGCGCTGACGCGGTGTTCTCCTCGGCCGATTTCCTGGACCTGGGGCCGACCAGGCTCTGCAGCTCACTCGACGGCAAGAGCAACAG ATCCAGCTGGGACAGCCAGGCTACCACCGGAGGCCGCAGGAGCCGGCGGAAC TCATCTGAGTCGCTAAGGAGCAGCTGGAACAGGAAGCTCAAGGTCACTAGCCAGCACCCTTTCAAGCTCAGAACAGAG CAACGAGGAATGGCAAAAAAGCAGCAGTTCATTCAGAAAGTGCAGGAAATGCTCGTTGAGGATGAAAAGAAGCGCATACATATCGCTCAAGGACTTCCATGGACAACAGATGAGCCTGAG TGCTTGATAAAGCCACCGGTCAAGGAAAGGACTGAGCCAGTTGACCTCGTTCTCCATAGTGATGTCCGAGCAGTTGAACGTGCTGGATTCGATCAATAC GTATCCGAGAGGACCAAGTACGCTGAGCAACTAAGGCTGGAGCGGGAGCAACAAGAgaagctggaggaggaagaaatgATCAGGCAGTTGAGGAAAGAGCTTGTTCCCAAAGCACAGCCAATGCCATATTTTGATCGGCCATTCGTCCCAAAAAG GTCCACAAAGGGCATAACAATTCCAAAGGAGCCAAACTTTCATCTCCGGCCTGAAAGGTTGTCATG TTACTATCGACAGCGATGCATGGTCAACGGAAAGCTGAAGACTTCAGCCCATCAGCGACATGAACATCAACCGCATCTACGAAGCACCGAAGAGCATCAACACGCATGA
- the LOC124696583 gene encoding beta-glucosidase 6-like, which produces MGIKRPAQCDCAAATAALLLLLHLQGCVAQGLTRGSFPEGFVFGTASAAYQYEGAVKADGRGQTIWDKFAHTFGKISDFSNADVAVDQYHRFEEDIQLMADMGMDAYRFSIAWARILPNGVGQVNQAGIDHYNKLINALLAKGIQPYVTLYHWDLPQALEDKYIGWLDRQIVNDFAAYAETCFKAFGDRVKHWITVNEPHTMAVQGYDAGLQAPGRCSVLFHLYCTQGNSGTEPYIVAHNIILAHAAAASIYRSKYKATQNGQLGMAFDVMWFEPMTNSTIDVEAAKRGQEFQLGWFADPFFFGDYPATMRKRVGERLPRFTPQESALVKGALDFVGINHYTTYYTRHNDTNIIGRLFNDTLADTGTLSLPFRNGKAIGDRANSIWLYIVPRGMRSLMNYVKDRYNRPPVYITENGMDDSNSPFISLKDALKDAKRIKYHNDYLANLAASIKEDGCDVRGYFAWSLLDNWEWAAGYTSRFGLYFVDYNDNLKRYPKNSVQWFKSLLSSS; this is translated from the exons TACGAGGgggcggtgaaggctgacgggagAGGGCAGACCATCTGGGACAAGTTCGCGCACACCTTTG GAAAGATCAGTGACTTCAGCAATGCCGATGTGGCCGTGGATCAGTACCACCGTTTCGAG GAGGACATACAGCTCATGGCAGACATGGGGATGGACGCGTATCGCTTCTCCATCGCGTGGGCGAGGATTCTCCCAA ATGGCGTTGGTCAAGTCAACCAGGCCGGCATCGACCACTACAATAAGCTGATCAATGCGCTGCTCGCTAAAG GGATTCAGCCGTATGTGACCCTCTACCACTGGGACCTCCCTCAGGCCCTGGAAGACAAGTACATCGGGTGGCTAGACAGGCAGATTGT CAACGACTTCGCGGCCTACGCCGAGACGTGCTTCAAGGCGTTCGGCGACCGGGTGAAGCACTGGATCACGGTGAACGAGCCGCACACCATGGCGGTGCAGGGCTACGACGCCGGCCTGCAGGCTCCCGGCCGCTGCTCCGTGCTGTTCCACCTCTACTGCACGCAGGGGAACTCCGGCACCGAGCCCTACATCGTCGCCCACAACATCATcctcgcccacgccgccgccgccagcatctACCGGAGCAAGTACAAG GCTACGCAGAACGGGCAGCTCGGGATGGCGTTCGACGTGATGTGGTTCGAGCCGATGACGAACAGCACGATCGACGTCGAGGCGGCGAAGCGGGGGCAGGAATTCCAGCTCGGGTGGTTCGCCGaccccttcttcttcggcgactaCCCGGCAACGATGAGGAAGCGGGTCGGGGAGCGACTGCCGAGGTTCACGCCGCAGGAATCGGCGCTTGTCAAGGGGGCGCTCGACTTCGTGGGGATCAACCACTACACCACCTACTACACCAGGCACAACGACACCAACATCATCGGCCGGCTGTTCAACGACACCCTGGCCGACACCGGGACCCTCAGCCTGC CATTCAGAAACGGGAAAGCGATTGGAGATAGG GCGAACTCGATATGGCTGTACATTGTGCCGAGAGGTATGAGAAGCCTGATGAACTATGTAAAGGACAGGTACAACAGACCGCCAGTCTACATCACCGAGAATG GGATGGACGACAGCAACAGCCCATTCATTTCCCTCAAGGATGCCCTCAAGGACGCCAAGCGGATCAAGTACCACAACGACTACCTCGCCAATCTAGCTGCCTCTATAAA GGAGGACGGGTGCGACGTGCGCGGCTACTTCGCGTGGTCTCTGCTGGACAACTGGGAGTGGGCGGCCGGGTACACGTCCAGGTTCGGGCTCTACTTCGTGGACTACAACGATAATCTCAAGCGATACCCCAAGAACTCGGTGCAGTGGTTCAAGAGCCTCCTCAGCTCCAGTTGA
- the LOC124701739 gene encoding probable mitochondrial-processing peptidase subunit beta, mitochondrial yields the protein MAFRRILSAALRRRSAAAASAAGTTREASTAVAAAPGAIAPDAAPLRAPTMPYDRISEAVNARVRRLEHPDPRFLRYASPVPAHADHSAILAAPATRVTTLENGLRVATESNLAARTATVGVWIDAGSRYEADEAAGVAHFVEHMLFKGTGTRSAGQLEKEIEDIGGHLNAYTSREQTTYYAKVLDKDVPRAMSILADILQNSKLDDECIKRERSVILREMQEVEGQSEEVIFDHLHATAFQYTSLGRTILGSADDVKSITKQSLEDYIKKHYTASRVVITAAGNVKHEDIVQQAKELFNKLPTDPTTTGMLVAKEPATFTGSEVRIIDDDMPLAQFAVAFNGASWTDPDSIALMVMQTMLGSWNKSAGGGKHMGSELVQRVAINEIAESIMAFNTNYKETGLFGVYAVAKADCLDDLAFAIMQEMSKLSYRVTEDDVIRARNQLKSSIQLHLDGSTAVVEDIGRQLLIYGRRIPIPELFARIDAVDPSTIRRVANRFIFDQDVAIAAMGPIQSLPDYNWFRRRTYMLRY from the exons ATGGCGTTCCGCCGAATCCTCTCGGCCGCgctgcgccgccgctccgccgcggCGGCCTCCGCGGCCGGGACCACGCGCGAGGCCTCCACGGCCGTCGCCGCGGCCCCCGGCGCCATCGCCCCGGACGCGGCCCCGCTCCGCGCCCCGACGATGCCGTACGACCGGATCTCCGAGGCCGTCAACGCGCGCGTGCGCCGGCTCGAGCACCCGGACCCGCGCTTCCTCCGCTACGCCAGCCCCGTGCCGGCCCACGCCGACCACTCGGCCATCCTCGCGGCGCCCGCGACCCGCGTCACCACGCTCGAGAACGGCCTGCGCGTCGCCACCGAGTCCAACCTCGCCGCGCGCACCGCCACCGTCGGCGTCTGGATCGACGCGGGGAGCAGGTACGAGGCGGACGAGGCCGCCGGGGTCGCCCATTTCGTCGAGCACATGCTCTTCAAGGGCACCGGCACGCGCAGCGCGGGCCAGCTCGAGAAGGAGATCGAGGATATCGGGGGCCACCTCAACGCATACACCTCGCGGGAGCAGACCACCTACTACGCCAAGGTGCTCGACAAGGACGTCCCGCGCGCGATGAGTATCCTCGCCGACATTCTGCAGAACTCTAAACTTGATGACGAATGCATCAAGAGAGAGCGGAGTGTAATCCTCCGAGAGATGCAGGAG GTTGAGGGACAATCAGAGGAAGTTATATTCGATCATCTTCATGCAACTGCCTTCCAGTATACTTCTCTTGGCAGAACAATCTTGGGTTCTGCTGATGATGTCAAGTCTATCACCAAACAGAGTCTCGAAGATTACATCAAAAAGCATTACACGGCTTCTAGAGTG GTTATTACTGCTGCTGGTAATGTTAAGCATGAGGATATTGTACAACAGGCAAAGGAGTTGTTTAACAAGCTGCCAACTGACCCTACCACAACTGGCATGTTGGTTGCTAAGGAGCCAGCCACTTTTACCGGTTCTGAG GTTCGAATCATTGATGATGACATGCCCCTCGCTCAATTTGCTGTTGCCTTCAATGGTGCATCCTGGACAGACCCCGATTCTATTGCACTAATGGTTATGCAAACTATGCTTGGTTCGTGGAACAAGAGTGCTGGAGGAGGGAAGCACATGGG TTCGGAGCTTGTACAGAGAGTAGCGATCAATGAAATAGCTGAGAGCATAATGGCATTCAACACAAACTACAAGGAAACAGGCCTGTTTGGTGTCTATGCTGTTGCTAAG GCTGATTGCTTGGATGATTTGGCTTTTGCAATTATGCAAGAGATGAGCAAATTATCATACAGGGTTACTGAAGATGATGTTATTCGTGCACGCAATCAG CTGAAATCCTCCATCCAACTCCATCTTGATGGTTCCACTGCTGTTGTTGAGGATATTGGACGCCAG CTACTCATCTACGGCCGTAGAATTCCCATTCCTGAGCTTTTCGCAAGAATAGATGCAGTTGATCCCAGCACTATCAGGCGTGTTGCAAACCGCTTCATCTTTGACCAG GATGTTGCCATCGCTGCCATGGGACCAATTCAGTCTCTGCCAGATTACAACTGGTTCAGGCGCAGGACCTACATGCTCCGTTACTAG